The following nucleotide sequence is from Vanrija pseudolonga chromosome 4, complete sequence.
GCTCCTGGGTGTGgcctgccctcggcgtcagcTACTGCATCAGTACGTCATTTTCAACCTATTATCGCTGACGCCCCCAAGACTTCATCGTCATGTTCCTTGTCTGGCGCAACTGGCAGGCAATGGTCCAGTTACGACAGACGTGGTTCCGGTCACCTGGGTACCAGTCAAAGGTCAACTCGCGTACTCTGATGATCACCCGAGTCCCGAAGCAGTACCGCAGCGACGAGGGTGTCATTCACCTCCTTACGCAGCTCAAACTCGATGGCATCAAGATCGCCAACAGCATCGAGAACGCGTCAGTCGGCCGTCGACTGGGAGACTTCCCTCACCTAGTCGACGAACACAACGAAGCAGTCAAGGATCTCGAAAAGGTCCTATGCAAGTACCTCAAGGGCGGCAAAATGGCTAGCAAGCGGCCAATGATGCGCATTGGAGGCTTCATGGGCATGGGAGGGAAGAAGCACGATGCTATCGATTACCTCGCCAAGCAGATCAAGTTCCTCCGTGACAAGGTcgaccagcagcgccagtACATTGACTCTCTTATTCGCCAGGTCAAGTCGGCGAAGAAGGGCGGGCGTCCACCTCCCCGCATTGAAGGCGACAACTTTGGCTTTGTCACCTTCAAAACGATTGCCGAGGCGCACCGCATCGCGCGTATGCACCGCGGTCCGATCAAGGAGCTCGGAGGAGCTGTCATCCAGCTGGCACCGGTCCCAAGCGACATTGTGTGGAAGAACATCAACAAGGACCCGAAGGAACTGTCGTCCACCAAGGTCATTGGGTTCGTTCTCATTGGTCTGCTCGGGTTTGTCAACCTTCTCCCCATTGTTGGCATCTCGACCCTGTCTAGCTTGGCCCAATTTGCTCAGATGTGGAACTGGGTCAGAGTGTGGAGCCAGCAGAGCAGCTTTACAGTGAGTTTGTGTTGGTAGGCAGAGTTAGGCAGAGTTTCTGACGCTGGTAGCTTGGCCTCGTTACCGGCCCGCTCCCTCCTATCCTCTCGGCAACCTTCTCCTTCTTTCTTCCCATCGTCATGCGCAAGATTTGCAAGTACCAAGGCACCATCACCAAGACGCGTCTCGACCGTTCGCTCACGGCTCGCTACTTCTTCTTTATGGTATTTGCCTACTTGTTCGTCTTTGTGCTCGTCGGCACGATTTACGGCATCGTCAGCACGGCTGTCAGCCTGGGCATCaagaaggacggcgacggcgtcatcAAGATTCTGAAGGATATCCCCAGCTCCATTCAGCAGTCATATGTTTCGACCAGTACCTACTGGCTCAACTGGCTGCCTCTCCGTGGTTTCCTCGTCTTCTTTGAGCTCATCCAGCTGTTCAAGCTCGCCTTGGTGTCCATCCGCCGCTTCATGTTCTCTTACACCCCTCGCGACATTCGCGAGTTGACCAAGCCGCCCTACTTTGAGTACccggtcgtcgccgtcaaccTGCTCTTTGTCGCCACCGTCGCACTGGTGTACGCACCGATCGCGCCAATGGTCCCAATCGGCGCCCTAATCGTCTTCTGGTTCTCCACCGTCGTTTACAAGTACCAGCTACTTTACGTCTATGTCTCTCGCGCGgagagcggcggccgcaTGTGGAACGTCTACGTCAACCGGTTGATCATCAACTGCCTCCTGATGCAGCTGCTCATGGTGCTCAGTGAGTTCAGAGTTCAAAACAGACAGCAGAGCTAACCTTGTCAGCAACGGGTCTCATTCGTGACCAGTGGCTGGATGCCATTGCTGCTGTCCCACCGCTCATTATCATGATTGGCTTCAAGATCGCCCTTCACCAAACTGTCGAGCACAAGTTCAAGTACTACCTGCCAACTCCTcaggaggtcgagcagcagcagcaacgggCCTTGTTTAGCGAGAAGCACGGCAAGCGTCAGGACCTCTCGCGTCGCTTCCTGCACCCTTCTCTTCAGCCCAAGGCCCTCTACCAGGTCATGGTACACAAGAGCCAGGAATCGCTCGCCCGTCAGGTCCTCTCCGCCTACCCCTGGTTCGCTGGCAAGCACAAGCACGATGGCGTCGAAATCAAGGCTGTCCGCGAGGAGAACCTCGAGTACGACCCAGACCGCGATGCTCCTTCCGAGGCCCAGCAGGACGCCTGGGAGACGAGGTCGATTGCATCAACTGCCGCCTTCagcaaggtcgaggacggtTCAATCTCGCGTCCAGGGCTCCACCACTCCAacgagtccgagtcgttTGTGCCGCTACACACTGCCAACCGTTCCACCGATGAGCTCCTCAACCACAGTGCACCCGTTTCCCTCTCTGGCCACCGTGGTAGCGAGGACGGTCAGGCTCCGCTTCTCAACCGTAATCAGTGGGATCAGACCCCGGCCGACTACagccacggcggcgtgccctaCCCTCCTAGTTCATTCAACCAAGGGCCATATGGCTACCACAATGCGCCTCCTCTTGTAAGGTCTGGCACCAGCGACTCTGTGGGCTCGATAGGTCAACCGCTCCAGCGCTACGACACGAGTGGTGATCTGGGCCGCTTCAACCAGGGTTACAACGACCCGTACGAGAACCGTGGCCACCAAGGCTCGGGTGTTGGCTCTGGAGGCTCTGTGGGTTCTCTTGGGTCTGGAGGCCGCCGCCCTAGTGGTGGAAGCGGATCTGGTCACCCTGGCGGTGCACCATCCGCTTATCAGGGCGGAGGTTACGCTCCCCAGGCCTATGGCCAGCGCGGCTACACTCCGGAGCCATACAACCCCGGCTACGACCAGCGGTATGGAGGTGGTGGGCAGGGGAGGTATTAATACGAACGATGTCCCCATGCGCAGGTCGcagtcgttgtcgtcgcctAGAAATGCCACATTCATTCCATCCATACCTTTGGTCGATGCAATTTGTACCATACGATGTGGTTGTAAAGGTCACGCGTCGTGGCATGCCGTTGTGGTTTCTGTCAGGGGCCTGCCCTCCCTTACTCTTTGTATTGGACATTGGCTGGGGTTTGTATTGGTTGGAGTGTCAAGGTTTTGTTATTGGAACTGTATGGAATAAACTGGGCGGATCGTAGAATGACTattgtgggtggtggtggtcgtcggcaTTTGGGAGCGAgcctgcagccagccagcggtGAGCGAGTCCAGTCGTCGACACACGCCGCTCGGCTCTCGctctctccctctcgtcgtcgttgtctcGCTCGTCCTTCACctgcgtcctcgtcgtcgaacaAACACACTGCATCACCCAATCAACGCTTGCACTCTTCAACCCTACTCTCACCTACTCCGACCACCACATCCTCGCTCATCTCTACACCTCATCAATTGCACAACACTGCACAGTCGTACACACACAGACAGCAATCAACCCTATCAGCCAGAgatccaccacccacctcgtcgtccatccCACAGCTCGCACCCCGCAGCCAGACTTAGCGTCCACCGCGCGCGTCTacccctcctcgctcgccagtCTAGCTCGCCAAGGGAAGGTTCGGCGTCACAATGAGCCCGAGTGAGTCGTGCTGCCTGCGCGATTGCCCTCCGTATGCTAAACATTGTCTCTTCCTCACCGCTATACCCACTCCTCACAACAGCCTCGCCCCACAGCTTGGCGACCTCTCCACAACGGTTCAACCACTTtgcccccctctcccccgaCGCGGTCAACAACCAGCTCGAcgatgtcggcggcgagatgAGCGCaatcctcggcctcgtgccgCGCACGACCGACTCGAGCCCCGACTCGGCACCCAAAGGCCCATTGCTAACGTACTCGCGCGTCCAGCTGttgcagctcggccgccgcggcgtcgtacCCTCCGGCATGGGCCCGCTCGAGAGCTGGTTCGGCACCATGCAGCCCGCGAGCGGAGGAGCGAGGTCCTCGCACCCGCCGGGCCTGGATGACCCCGCCATCGCTGCGATCCAGGGGCCTGGCGGTCGCGGtggccgcgcgcaggcggccggCAGCTTTGGCGACGGCTTTGGTTTTGGCGGCGGAATCGGTGGACGTGGCCTCGGACGTGGAACGCGCAACATTGGGTGAGTGTGCTGGAGGCTCGCTCTCGGTGGCGTGCGCCTCGCACCACCAGGCGGCGCTGACATCCCCAGCCTCAGGCGGCAGCCCGAAGGACCTGTCGACCCAGCAATCGCAGAGCAAGGACGCAGCAGGGAGAACTTTGGTGGTCAGATGGGCAAGTTCTCAGTGCGCGCGCCTGGAGACCGTGGCATGAGGCTGGGCGGCGATGAGGTGAGTTGGGAGGTTGCAGTGTCGATGGTTGTTCGTGCTAATGCCAGGCGCCAAAGGGCCGCGACCGTGAGCAAGGCGGAGAGCGACGTGAGCGGGACGAccagcgccggcctcgacgagacgacggcggcgactggcggCGTGGTGAGCGTGAGTTGGTTGCGGCTTCCTTTACTGACGACGACAGGCCCTAACGGCGAGGCATCCTCACGCAGGCCTCCTGGCTTTGGCGGCCGtttcgacgacgacgccgagccggcaTGGATGAGCGACGGTCCAGCATCCAGCGCGACTGCATTGG
It contains:
- the SPBC354.08c gene encoding putative protein translates to MSTDANDALLEAFKLRNEALGGTAKGIAVQIGLMSGISVATVLAFSFLRPRDTKVYAPKVKYQMAPPQNPLDDPDYEPPPPPVSNGLFAWLSPVVNVKEHDMIANIGLDAATFLRFVRMLRTTFIFVSIFAAGLLAVDVIYNLKYLPSANRTILTTITLQNVKGSWVWPALGVSYCINFIVMFLVWRNWQAMVQLRQTWFRSPGYQSKVNSRTLMITRVPKQYRSDEGVIHLLTQLKLDGIKIANSIENASVGRRLGDFPHLVDEHNEAVKDLEKVLCKYLKGGKMASKRPMMRIGGFMGMGGKKHDAIDYLAKQIKFLRDKVDQQRQYIDSLIRQVKSAKKGGRPPPRIEGDNFGFVTFKTIAEAHRIARMHRGPIKELGGAVIQLAPVPSDIVWKNINKDPKELSSTKVIGFVLIGLLGFVNLLPIVGISTLSSLAQFAQMWNWVRVWSQQSSFTLGLVTGPLPPILSATFSFFLPIVMRKICKYQGTITKTRLDRSLTARYFFFMVFAYLFVFVLVGTIYGIVSTAVSLGIKKDGDGVIKILKDIPSSIQQSYVSTSTYWLNWLPLRGFLVFFELIQLFKLALVSIRRFMFSYTPRDIRELTKPPYFEYPVVAVNLLFVATVALVYAPIAPMVPIGALIVFWFSTVVYKYQLLYVYVSRAESGGRMWNVYVNRLIINCLLMQLLMVLTTGLIRDQWLDAIAAVPPLIIMIGFKIALHQTVEHKFKYYLPTPQEVEQQQQRALFSEKHGKRQDLSRRFLHPSLQPKALYQVMVHKSQESLARQVLSAYPWFAGKHKHDGVEIKAVREENLEYDPDRDAPSEAQQDAWETRSIASTAAFSKVEDGSISRPGLHHSNESESFVPLHTANRSTDELLNHSAPVSLSGHRGSEDGQAPLLNRNQWDQTPADYSHGGVPYPPSSFNQGPYGYHNAPPLRYDTSGDLGRFNQGYNDPYENRGHQGSGVGSGGSGGGYAPQAYGQRGYTPEPYNPGYDQRYGGASPHSLATSPQRFNHFAPLSPDAVNNQLDDVGGEMSAILGLVPRTTDSSPDSAPKGPLLTYSRVQLLQLGRRGVVPSGMGPLESWFGTMQPASGGARSSHPPGLDDPAIAAIQGPGGRGGRAQAAGSFGDGFGFGGGIGGRGLGRGTRNIGLRRQPEGPVDPAIAEQGRSRENFGGQMGKFSVRAPGDRGMRLGGDEAPKGRDRPNGEASSRRPPGFGGRFDDDAEPAWMSDGPASSATALEDPAIAGASSSGDPSDPLIKFIPGEDMIAAHKRAMKNRGGPGAGGDNWRGAGDKPLVSFFGGAPAPAAPAAPAKPKEVNVASYFKHRVFDDDEAAQKKEEPEPETNAFQSRFQRFFNSGAAGGPMPPPQSTSPANVPQQQQLQQHQSVPQPQHQQRPSEARSPPPHDIITSPQQASPAGPPPVDDRMAMLMGMLTTKGPSPAPRPNSTEARPQFHGYNGPAPPGLGPVTPQPLSPHGPPSHPISPQNAQRSPNVEFSGQDYLSSRDPRDHQLAEQHGMLPQHYGGGPPPGVDPRYPYPPQQQGPQQGYRPSMRPGELPAGPRPFFDARGPPPPQDSRGQLPPDLLQLLNQTPRPPMGPGQPMGPGQPMPGPPMGMLPPHPMQFGPGPPRGGPTPDDLLRSLQAGPGGPTSPGGGPPPGYLPMPRPQQGAGGPPGPYPPPPNMQQGFLPPGPFPFQQGPPRPMPPGVFNGSPMAPYGQGPPGGGGGGNPDMLAALLNGAAPRSH